In Hyphomicrobium denitrificans 1NES1, the genomic stretch GTCGGGATGAAGCAGCAGTTTTGCGATCGTGTCGCTGCGCGTGCGCCGGAGCGCGTCCGCCTGGGCACGGCCACGTCCCTCTGCCACCGCTTCGGCGAAGTTGGCGAAAAGAACGGTAAACCACAGCCAAGCCGCGATCTGTCCAGTGAAGAGAAGGCCAGCCCGGCCCACCGCGATATCGCGGATGAAGATCAGCGTGACCAAGGCCGCCACCGCGCCCGTCACGAACATGACCGGGTTGCGAACGAGTTTTCTGGGCGCGAGCTTGCGAACAGCATCGACGGTGGCACGGCGGAGAATGGATTGGTCCAGCAATCCGTGAATTACGCGCTTGCTCATTGTCGCCTCCTCAAAACGTCTTGCCGGCCAGCATCAGGAAGTGCTCGACGATGGGACCGAGCGCGAGAGCCGGGAAATAGAGCAGACCGCCGAGGATCAGGATCACGCCGGTGAGCAAGCCGCAGAACAACATGCCGTCCGTCGGAAATGTACCGGCCGAGGCCGCCGTCTTCGTTTTGGTCGCGATCGAGCCTGCAATCGCCATCACCGGGACGACATAGGCAAAGCGTCCGAACATCATCGCGAGGCCGAGCGTCGTGTTGAACCAGGGTGTATTGGCGTTGAGACCGGCGAAGGCCGAGCCATTGTTTCCGGTTGCCGAGGAGTAGGCGTAGAGGATCTCGGTCAGCCCATGCGGCCCGCTGTTGGCAAGGCTGGCTAGCGCCGTCGGGAGCACGGCGGCAATGGCGGTAAAACCGAGAATACAGAAAGGAAGAACGAGCAACGCCAGCATCGCAAGCTTCATCTCGCGTGCCTCGACCTTCTTGCCGAGGTATTCCGGCGTTCGCCCAACCATCAGACCGGCAACGAACACGGCCAGCAGCGCCATCACGATCATGCCATAGAGACCGGAGCCGACGCCGCCGGGCAGGATCTCGCCGAGCTCGATCATGAATAGAGGAACGATGCCGCCGAGCGGTGTCAGCGAGTCGTGCATGGCGTTGACAGCGCCGCACGAAATTCCCGTCGTAGCGGCGACATAGAGCGCGGTCAGAGCTTGCCCGAAGCGAATTTCTTTGCCTTCGAGATTGCCGGATGAAGGATCGACCCCGGCTGTTGTGAGCAGCGGATTGCCCGCAGTCTCGGACGCGTAGACCACAGCCGTCCCTACGATGAGCAGCACGCCCATGACGGCGAGCAACGCGTAGCCTTGGCGCCGGTCGCCGACCATGCGTCCGAACGTGAATGTCATCGCCGTTGGAATGAGCAGCATGCTCCAGATCGACAGGATGTTGGACCAGACGCTCGGGTTCTCGAAGGGATGCGCGGCGTTGGCGTTAAAGAATCCGCCACCGTTGGTTCCGAGCTGTTTGATCGCCTCCTGGCTTGCGACGGGGCCGAGTGCAATCGTCTGCTTCGCACCTTCGAGCGTGGTCGCCGAAACGTTGGCTGCAAGCGTTTGTGGGACGCCGGAGGCGGTATAGAGGATCGCGACGAAGATCGCCAGCGGCAGCAGGACGTAGAGCGTTGCGCGTGTGACATCGACCCAGAAATTGCCGATTTCACGTGCGCCGCTGCGTGCGAAGGCGCGCGTCACGGCAATCGCAAGTGCGATGCCGGTCGCGGCGGAAAGGAAATTCTGAACGGTAAGTCCGGCCATCTGTACGAGGTGGCCCATCGTCGTCTCGCCGGCATAGGATTGCCAGTTGGTGTTGGTGACGAAGCTCATCGCCGTATTGAATGCGAGGCTTGGCTCGACGGCGGCGAAATCCTGCGGATCGAGTGGGAGCGCATGTTGGAGCCGCATCAGCGCATAAAGGAAAAGGAATCCCGCGCCATTGAAGATGAGCATGGACAACGTGTACGAGAGCCAGTTCTGTTCGGAGCCGTGCTGGACATGCGCAAAGGCATAAAGTCCTCGTTCCACGGGCCGCATAACAGTTGAAAGCGCGGTGCGCTCTCCCGCAAACACTCGCGCCATATAGAGACCGAGCGGCCAAGCCGCTGCGAGAACAGCGCCGAGCACCAGGGCAATCTCAAACCAACCGGCCAATGTCATAGAATAAGCCCTCCGGGACCGTTAAAATTTTTCAGGCCTGAGGAGCGTGTAAACGAGATAGATGCCGAGCCCGACGGCGATGAGAAGTCCGATGACTGGATCGCTCATGGTCGCCTCACAGCCAGCTGCAAAGCTTGGCGTAGCCGACCATCAGGCCGAAGCAACCAAGGCCGAGGAGGAGATAGGCAATATCGAGCATGCGCTCTGCTCCGCTCAGATTGACGAACGAGCGGAACATGAGGCGAAGGACATCAAGTCTCGATTGGAAAGTCGCGACGCGGGTATAAAAAACGCATAAGGGCGACAGGGGATGTGGTAGCGGGCCCCTTCTTTTTTTCTCCGCTGGTCGTCAAGCATCCTCGGCTCACCGCGCATCACTTCCCGGCTCTGCGAACTGCACTCGTTCTTCCATTTCTTGGTTCCCAAAAAGCACATCCTGCTTGGCAGACGCACAAGCATGGTGTTCGGGACCTCTCACTACTGTCACAACGGTATCGTACTGAGGGCTTTTCGACCGCGACGTTCGCGGGGCTGCGCAAGCGGGGGTCACCGAAGGAAAGCACAAGCCAGCGCGTCAACCATGTGCCCGGCAGGCGCCTGCCGCCGCCGCGGCATGGTCTTGAACGGCGCTTGGCGCAAAGGTATAGCTCACAACGAGTTTTTCTTCGGATTGGTATTGTCTGCCCTGGGGGTGTCAGCAGGGCGGGAGAGTGCATTTTTGCTCCGGGTTTCCAAATGGATCAAAAACTTGTCCGCTGCATTGAGGGGCACGTCTACGACAGTGCGCGCAATGAACATTGCCCTCTCTGCGGCGCGCGAGCGCTTGCGAAGGGAGAGGACCCCGCCAAGCACGGACGCAACGACACCCCTCTGCTGCCAATCGAGACGGCGCGCGAAGGCGCAAATCTCGATGATCAAAGTCAAACGCGACGAACGCCAATCCCGACGCTTAACCGACCAACTTTGCTGATCGGCGCAGCGGCGGTAGCGGTAGTGCTGCTTTTCGTCGGTGTCTGGGCGTCTTCGGCCCATCGGAGACGACACACGAGAGCGCCTCTCTGTCCGGATCGACAACCGGAGCGGCGCCTGTCGAGGCGAAGACGCAGCATGCGAGTACAAATCAATCGACGCCTTCCGAGAGTGCACACGAAAGTGGCGCGGGCGCCACCGGAGAGAAACAAGACGCGCGCCAGTCTTCGCCCGCGGCAGCAACCGAGTGTGACCGGCTCGCCATGAGCCCATTCGATCTCGATCGTATTGCCGGTGTCTCCGGCGTGCGGGAGACGTTCAAGATCGATCCCGCAGTGGCCGTCCACGCGTGCGAGGAGGCCACCCGATCAGCCCCCAGCGACCGGTTGGAATGGGCCAATCTCGCTCGCAGCTATCGGGCCGCTCGCAATGACATCGCTGCAGTCGCCGCCTACCGTAAAGCGACAGAACTCGGCTCGGTCTTCGGCGCCTATGGCCTTGGCGTGACGCTACGCGCCAATCCGGCGATGCAGCGCGATCCAAGCGAGGCCCGCAGACTGCTGGAAGGTGCGGCCCGTGCTGGGCTACCTCCCGCAATGAGCGAGTATGCGACCGTGCTCGCCTCAGGCGTCGGGGCTCCCGTCGACGCCACCCAGGCTCGATCGTGGTACGAAAAGGCGGCCGCTGCGGATTTTACGCCGGCGATGAACACGCTCGCCTTCTATCTGCTGAACGGCTCCGGAAAATTGCCTGTCATCTTCGCCAGCGAGAGAGCATCCAGTTTTGAGCGCTGAAGCGCCGGCGCTCCACCCGAAGCGATCCAGCGCTGGCATGACGATCATGCGGGCCGGCGGCGCAGCCGACCTTTCATCTTCAAGCCGTCACGCATGTTCAATCCGAGAAGCGTGATGTTTGCAGCTCCCGCTGCGAGTTCGAGCGCCTGCACCGCGTAGAAAACCGTATCGAACTTGGCGGCTCTGGCCTTGAAGGCAAGGAACAGCGCAGCGGGAATTAGAATCAGAATGCCGTTCGCCGCGATCAACGGCATGCGCTTGACCTTCGCACTGGCCAGCCCCGCCGGCCTGCCCCCGGCCAATGCAAATCCCGATCCTCCCGTCGCCGCCAGCGTAGGGATCAGGATCAGGAAGCCCCACGGGATCGCCGTCTTGACGGCTACGACCGCCGCCTGAGACGCAAACAGTTCGCTGAGCGCCGTCGAAAGCCAGAATGTTGCGATGGTGACCAGAGCAAACGCGCCTGCTACCGAATGGATGATCTTAATCATGGTGGCATTCCTACCTTCTACGTGGCATCATGTTGTCAATATGGTATGATGAACACGTAGACAATTGACATGACAATGTCAATACGGCATTATGATTGCAAATGAACGCAACACGACGAACCCAGGGCGGAGCCGCCTTGACGGACCTCATCCTCACCCTGTTCAGGGCCAACAACCTGACATTGACCTGGGGCGACCGGCTCGTCGCACCGCTCGGGCTGACAAGTGCGCGTTGGCAGGTCCTGGGCACCATCGTCGCGGCGGACCGTCCGCAGCCGGTCGCCTGGCTCGCGCGCGACCTCGGCGCCAACCGCCAGAACGTCCAGCGCATCGTCAACGATCTGCACAAGGAGGGGCTCGTCACCTTCGAGCCCAACCCACATCACCGGCGCGCGCAACTCATCGTTCTCACCAGAAAGGGGCAGCAGACGTTCGACGCCGCCATCCGCCTGTATGATCCCAAGGTCAGCGCGTTCGCGGAGGGGCTTGCTATCGAAGATATCGAAACTGCCCATCGCGTTCTGATGACGCTACGCAAGAAACTCGAAGGAGACAATATTGCTGAGGGGCAGACTTGATCGCTGCGGTGCGATGGCGGTTTCTATTCGCGCGTGGAGGTCGCGGAAGACGCTGCGCGCAGCATGGGAAGCAAAAGCATCCTGTCGAGGATGCTGGCAGCTTGTGTAGGCGGCGTTGTTGCAGCGTCTGCACTGATTCCGAACTCTATCTGATATCGGATACGCGGTAATCACTTCGTACAAGTCATGAAAGCGTCGCGAGCAGGGCCGTCCTGTGCGAGATGCGCCAATTCACTGTTTTTAAAACATAATCCCTCTTGGCCCGGCTTTTGCGTAGCGGATGTGCAGCAAGACGCCGCCAAAAATACTCGAGTCCGAGGGGAGGGACATCCGCAATGACCGAGACCTTCTATGAAGTCCTGCGCCGGCAGGGCATCTCACGCCGTAGCTTTCTCAAGTTTTGCAGCCTGACCGCGGCCTCGATGGGGCTTGGGCCTGAGTTTGTACCCACGATGGCGCACGCACTCGAAACCAAGCCGCGCACGCCGGTGCTGTGGCTGCATGGTCTCGAGTGTACCTGTTGCTCAGAGGCCTTCCTCCGCTCCGCGCACCCGCTCGCGTCTGACGTCATCCTGTCGATGATCTCTCTCGACTACGACGACACCATCATGGCTGCAGCGGGACAGCAGGCCGAGGCGATCGTCGACGAGATCATCGAGAAATACAATGGCAACTACATCCTCGCGGTCGAAGGTAACCCGCCGCTCAACGAGGATGGCATGTACTGCATCATCGGCGGCAAGCCCTTCCTCGACCAGCTGAAGAAGGCGGCGTCCAACTGCAAGGCCATCATCTCGTGGGGATCGTGCGCCTCTTGGGGCTGCGTGCAGGCTGCCCGCCCCAATCCGACGCAGGCGGTGCCGGTCCACAAGGTCATCCGCGACAAGCCCATCATCAAGGTGCCGGGGTGCCCGCCGATTCCCGAGGTGATGACGGCGGTCATCACCTACATCGCCACATTCGAGAGGCTGCCGGAACTCGATCGCCAGGGCCGCCCAAAGATGTTCTATTCGCAACGCATCCACGACAAGTGCTATCGCCGTCCGCACTTCGACGCCGGCCAGTTCGTCGAGCAGTGGGACGACGACAGCGCGCGTAAAGGCTTCTGCCTCTACAAAATGGGGTGCAAGGGTCCGACAACCTACAACGCGTGCTCGACCACGCGGTGGTATGGTGGGCTGTCATTCCCCATCCAGTCCGGCCACGGCTGCATCGGCTGCTCCGAGGAGGGCTTCTGGGACAACGGCTCGTTCTACGATCGCCTCACCAAAATCAATCATTTCGGTATCGAAGCCAACGCGGATCAAGTCGGGCTCGCCGCGGCGGGGGTCGTCGGTGCGGCGGTCGCCGCACACGCTGCGGTTAGCGCCATCAAGCGCGCCCGCCAGAAGGGAGGGAATGAATAATGACCATTCAGACGCCGAACGGTTTCACGCTCGACGCCAGCGGCAGGCGCGTCGTCGTCGATCCTTTGACGCGCATCGAAGGCCACATGCGCTGCGAAGTGAATATCGACAAGGATAACATCATTCGCAACGCCGTCTCGACGGGGACCATGTGGCGCGGCCTCGAGGTCATTCTCAAAGGCCGCGATCCTCGCGACGCTTGGGCCTTCACGCAGCGCATCTGCGGTGTCTGCACCGGCACGCACGCGCTGACTTCGGTGCGCGCGGTCGAGGATGCTCTCGGAATCAAGATTCCTGAGAACGCCAACTCAATTCGCAACATCATGCAGCTATCGCTGCAGATTCACGACCACCTCGTGCATTTCTATCATCTGCACGCGCTCGATTGGGTGAACCCTGTCCTGGCTCTCAAGGCCGACCCTAAGGCGACGAGCGAGCTGCAGCAGAAGGTATCTCCGAACCATCCCAAGTCCTCGCCCGGCTACTTCCGCGATGTACAGAACCGGCTCAAGCGCTTCATCGAAAGCGGCCAGCTCGGGCCCTTCAAGAACGGCTACTGGGATAATCCGGCCTATCTTTTGCCTCCCGAGGCGAACCTGATGGCCACGACGCACTATCTCGAGGCGTTGAACTTCCAGTCTCTGATCATGAAGACGCGCGTGATCTTCGGCGGCAAGGACCCGCACCCGAACTGGCTCGTCGGCGGCGTCCCTTGTCCGATCAATATCGAAGACGTCGGCGCGGTCGGTGCGATCAACATGGAGAGGCTGAATTTCGTCTCCGACGTGATCAACCAGACGACCGAGTTCATCGAGAATGTCTACATTCCGGATATTCTTGCCATCGGGCAGTTCTACAAAGGTTGGCTCTACGGCGGCGGCATTTCAGGCAAAAGCGTTCTCGCTTATGGCGACATTCCCGACAAGGCCAACGACTACTCGGCCGCCAACCTCTTGATGTCGCCAGGCGCAATCATCAACGGCAATCTCAAGGAAGTGCATCCGGTCGACCTTCGGGATCCGGGACAGATCCAGGAGTTCGTGCCGCATTCCTGGTATAAATACCCAGACGAAACGAAGGGGCTGCACCCCTGGGACGGCATTACGGAGCCGAACTATGTGCTTGGTCCCAACGCCAAGGGCACCAAGACGAACATCGAACAGGTCGACGAGGGCGGGAAGTACTCCTGGATCAAGGCGCCGCGGTGGAGAGGACATGCCATGGAGGTGGGGCCGCTGGCCCGCTACGTCATCGCCTATGCGCAGGGTCACAAGGAAATCACGGAGCAGATCAACCTCGTGCTGAAAACACTCGATGTGCCAGTGGATGCTTTGTTCTCCACGCTTGGGCGCACTGCCGCACGTGCCCTCGAGGCACAGCGCTGCTGCCGCTTGCAGCGCTATTTTATGGACAAGCTCATAGCCAACATCAAAGCCGGCGATACCTCGACCGCGAATATCGACAAATGGAATCCAGAGACGTGGCCCAAGGAGGTCAAGGGCGTAGGCTTCACGGAGGCTCCACGCGGCGCGCTCGCGCACTGGATCAAGATCAAGGATTCGAAGATCGACAACTATCAATGCGTGGTGCCGACGACATGGAACGGCTCACCGCGCGATAACGAAGGCAATATCGGCGCCTTCGAGGCTTCGCTCATGGATACGAAGGTCGAGCGTGCGGAGGAGCCGGTCGAAATCCTGCGCACGATCCATAGTTTCGATCCCTGCCTTGCCTGCTCGACGCATGTCATGAGCGAGGATGGCCGGGAGCTGGCGCGCGTCCAGGTGCGCTGAGAGAGGGGAGGAAAATAACAATGAAACAGTTTCGCATCTGCACGATAGCCCTGGCTACTCTGGCGGCCGGGGCAGGGCCGGCGCTGGCCCATCCTGGCTTCGGTCACACGTATGGCTTCATCGCAGGTCTCTCGCATCCCATCGGCGGGCTCGACCACTTGCTCGCCATGCTTTCCGTCGGCATCTGGTCGGCCTTGTCGAGCAATGGCCGCTCGTGGCGGGTATGGGTTGCGCCAGCGGCCTTCGTGGGAGCCATGCTGGTCGGCGCGACCATCGGCTACCTCCATCTTGCCCTGCCGATGGTGGAGACGGGCATCGCGCTCTCGGTGATCCTTCTGGGGCTCATGATTGCGACGCGCGTCGAGCTTCCGATCGCGGTCGGCACGACTGTCATGGCGCTGTTCGCGATCTATCACGGCCACGTTCACGGCAGCGAGGCCACAGGAGCGATCGTCGCCTATATGGCAGGCTTCGCAATAGCCACCGCGATGCTGCATGTGGCGGGCATCGGGCTCGGAATGCTGATGACGCGGGCGCGGTTTGCGGCCCAGGCCGCAGGCGCGATCATCGCTGCTGCTGGCGTTTACATACTGACCTCGTGAGGGCTGCAGTCATGAGCATGAAATTAGGGGTCGACCAGCAATTTCAGCCGTCGGTCTATGTCTACGAAGCCCCGGTGCGGCTTTGGCACTGGATCAATGCATCAGCCGTCGTCGTGCTCGCGCTCACCGGGTACTTCATCGGCAGTCCCTTGCCGACGATGCCGGGGGAGGCGAGCGCCCATTTTCTGATGGGCTATATCCGTTTCGCGCACTTCGCCGCTGGCTATGTGTTGATTGCCGGCTTCTTGATGAGGGCCTACTGGGCCCTCGCGGGCAACGAGCATGCGCGCCAGATCTTCATGCCGCCGGTGAGAGATCCCAAATGGTGGGCCGACGTCGTCCATGAGGCCGCGTGGTATATGTTCATAGCCCGCGAGCCCAAGAAGTATGTCGGGCACAACCCACTCGCGACTCTCTCGATGCACGTGCTGTTCGTCTGGGGCTCCGTCTTCATGATGGTGACAGGGCTCGCTCTCTACGGCGAAGGCGAGGGCATGACCTCTTGGCAGTACCACTGGTTCTCGAGCTGGGTGATCCCACTGTTCGGCAACAGCCAGTGGGTGCACACCTACCATCACCTCGGCATGTGGGTGATCGTTTGCTTTGTCATGGTTCACATCTATGCGGCGGTCCGTGAAGACATCATGTCCCGCCAGAGTATCGTCAGCACGATGATCTCGGGCTGGCGTACCTTCAAGGACACGCGTCCGCCTGACGACGGGACGCACTAGAACTTGAATTCTCCCGGGCGTCCGGTGCCCCATTCAACCCTTCCCTGTCCTGCAGGGAAGGGTTTTCCTTTGTGCCTGAGATACTGATGCCGCGGCTTGGCGGACCCGCTGGCAAGATCATTTCTCTATGTGAAAAGGAGTGTTCTCCAAACTAGCGCCTGAAATCTGACCCCGATTGGAAGTTTGGCTATAGATGGATAGTAACTTTTCATATTTCTATTTTTCTGGAATGTATCTTGCCATATCGGAGGTTTGATTGAGGGTAAGACTCCGCGTTGACGTGGCGCATTCCGGCAAATGACGGATTGGCCCGCACCTTGCTTAACGAAAATAAACGCAACACTCGCCAACACGAAATAGGGGTGTGCGATGGAGGAGCGACCTAGCATCCTGATCCTTGGGATTGGGAATCTGCTGTGGGCAGACGAGGGCTTCGGCGTCCGCGTCGTCGAGGCGTTGAATCGTGCCTATACTTTCCCCGCGAACGTGACGCTCATGGATGGCGGCACGCAGGGCATCTATCTCATCGAGCATGTGCGCCGGGCCGACGTTCTCGTCGTTTTCGACGCGGTCGATTATGGGCTTGCTCCGGGCACCCTCAAGCTGGTCGAGGACGGCGAGGTGCCGAAGTTTCTCGGCGCCAAGAAGGTGAGCCTGCACCAGACGAGCTTCCAGGAAGTGCTCGCCATGGCAGACATGCTGGGCGACCTTCCCCGGCATCTGTTTCTCATCGGCGTGCAGCCCGTCGAGTTCGAGGACTACGGCGGCTCGCTGCGCGACGCCGTCAAGGCCCAGATCGCGCCAGCCATCGAGCAGGCGCTCGCCTATCTCACCCGTTTCGGTGTCGTGCCGGAGCTGCGTGTCACGCCTCTGCCCGATAGCAGCACGCTCTCGTCGCCGGAGTTCGCGCTTGCTCTCTACGAGGGCGGACGTCCGTCGGAAGCCGAGGCCTGCCGATTTGCCGATCCGCGCGTCTTGGCTCGTGCGTCGGAGCGAGCGGATGCCGGTGCTGCCTCGTTTGCCAAGCCGGCCGCGGAGGATCGCTGATGTGCATCGGCGTTCCCATGTGCGTGGTCGAATGCTTGCCCGGGCGCAGCGTGTGCGAAAGGCAGGGCGAGCGGCGCCTCATCGACATGGCTCTCGTGGGCGAACAGCCGGTGGGGACATGGGTGCTCGTGTTTCTCGACACCGCCCGCGAGCTGGTGACGGGGGAACAGGCCCGGCTCATCGACGATGCGCTAACGGCCCTTCAGTTTGCCATGGAAGGCGGCACCGATCTCGATCGCTTGTTCCCGGATCTTGCTGGCCGCGAGCCGGAGCTTCCCGCCTATCTCAAACAACACCTTGCCAAGCAGGCAGGCTGAGGAGAAACGGTCATGACGACACCGCTGATCGAAGCACTAGTCGTGCGACACGGCATTCCCGTCGTCGATGAAGCTTCCTTGGACGGATTTCTAAAAGCCAACGAGCACGCGGTTCTCTTCTTTCCAGGCGATGCCGAGCGACTCGTCGAAAGCAACGATGTCGCCGTCATTCTGCCCGAGCTCTGCAAGGCGTTCGGCAAACGGCTCGCACCAGCCCTCATCGCCAAGGCTTCCGAGCGTCAGCTGCAGCGGCGCTTCCGTTTCAACGCCTTTCCATCACTGGTGTTCATGCGCCGCGATGGGTATCTCGGTGTGCTTTCGCGGGTGCTCGACTGGTCGGATTACATGATCGAGATCCAGGCCATCCTCGCCAGCGAGCCGACGGAGCCGCCGCCGTTCAAGTTTCCGGACGGCTGCTATGCAGCCGGCATGCCTCGCGAAGGCAATCAACCAGTACGGGGAGAGCTCTAATGAGCGGCATCAATCCGATCGTTGGTCCCGGCTCTCAACCTGGCGAAGATGATGGAGCCGCTCTCGAATACATGGAGATGCCGAAGGGCATGCGCACGTATTCGGCGCCGGTGCTTCCCGAGCCCGAAGAGACGCAGGGCATCGAGCAGGCGCTGGCTCTTTTGGCTGCTGTGAAAGAGGCGGCCGTCGCCCAGAGCGTGGACTATCCGGCGCGGATCTTCGATATCACCGGCTTCGATGCGCGGAACCGCGCCTTCATCGATCAGGTTCTTGGTGACGGCGAGGTGTCGATCGTGGCCGGCGCGACCATTCAGGCGCAGGAGTCCGTGTTCGCCGGTGTGTGGCGGGTGCAGGAGTTTAGCCTGACCGGCGCGCTCGATCGCGACTCGATCGATGTGGGGGCGTTTCCTAGGTCGGTGATTGAACTTGCGCATCGCGGGACGCTCGACGCAATGCGCTCTTATCGCGGTGCGCCACCGCCGAGTGTGGTAAATGCGCTAGCTCTCATAACCGAGCTCGACAGCAAGCTCGTCGCTTATTGCCCCGGTGACGGCGCGCACGTGATCAACCTCACTCTGCTGCCGCTGACCGAAGAGGATGTCGGCTTTCTCGATGAGCGCCTCGGGGCTGGAAGTGTCACCATCCTCTCGCGCGGGTACGGCAACTGTCGCGTCAGCTCGACCGGAACTCGCAATGCCTGGTGGGTGCGCTACTTCAACTCGCGCGATGCGATCGTCCTCAATACCATCGAGGTCATCGACGTGCCGAACGTCGCTTGCGCCGCACCGGAAGACCTCACCGACAGTGCGCAGCGTTTGGCGGAAATCCTGGAGATCTACCGGTGAGTGAGAGCTTCTTTGCCGGTTCCTACGGGGGCGACGAGACGAAGATCTCGGACGAGAGCAGGCTTGAATGCAAGATCTGCTGGTACGTCTACGACCCGGCAGCGGGGGACGATTATTGGCAGATTCCGGCCGGGACTCCATTCTCGAAGCTGCCAGACCACTGGACCTGTCCCAACTGCGACGGCGCCAAGGCCGGTTTCATGATCCTCTCGGAGGATGCCGATGCCTGAAGCCGCCGGTAACGCTCAACACATCTCGGGCCGTCTCGAAGACGCATTTCGCCGTATCGAGGCCGAGCGGATGAATGGTGTCCCTATCCTCAATCCTCGCCTCAATGTCGAGGCGATCGGCGAGCGGCAATGGAACGGTCTGCGATGCTTGGTGCTGGTCACGCCGTGGTTCATCAACCTGATGCTCTTTCCGATGACGCAGGAGCAGGGCGAGGCCTGGAGCAAGCTGGCGATGGGCTCTTCTGTGTCTTACCGCTTCCCCGCGGGACGGTTCGACTTTCTCGTCGGCGATGAAGATGGCCTCGGCCGCTACCAGATGTGCTCGCTGTTCTCGCCAGTCCTCGAATTCGAGAGCCATGAAGCGGCTCAGATCGCGGCACGCGCAGCGCTCGATGCCATCTTCGACGCAGGGCTCGATGGCAGCTCAGGGGATGAGAAAGAGAAGGGTGTGGCGGTGCCCACGCCCTCGCGACGCGGTCTCCTCGTAGGCAAGATCGGGCAGGACAGGGAACCGGCGTGATGGGCATCGAGGGGCGGCTCATGATCGACCTCCGCCATTCTGGCGACGGCACGGGACGCATCGCGATCACCTCGAGTCGTCCTCTCGGCTTGGCGCGGGCGTTCGTCGGCAGGAGCGCGGACGAGGCAGTCCTGATGCTCCCCATGCTGTTCAACGTGTGCGCGATGGCACAGGGTGCAGCTGCGGCGCAAGCCTGCGAGCGTGCGCTTGGGATCGAGAGCGATAAGACGACGGATGCGGTGCGACGAGTCCTCGTGCTTGCCGAGACGCTGCGTGAGCACCTGATCCGCACCGTCCTGGATTGGCCGCGCTTTCTCGGCTTCGAGGCCGGCCAGTCGGAAATGCTCGCCGTCATGCGTCCTTATGAGAAGCTGAGGCGTTCACTCGATCCCGAGCGACGTGTGCTTGCCATCGGTGGGCGGGCCCGGTTCGATCCCGCGTCCGTGCTGGAGGCGATCGAGGTCCTCGCCCAGCTCGTCGAGGCTATCATTTTCGGCGAGAGCCTGGATGCGTGGCGGACGCGCCAATCCGCTGAAGCGCTCACGGACTGGTCGGAAGAGTGCGCAACACCCTCGCAACGGCTCGTCCGCACCGTGCTCAACCGCGGCTGGGCAGAGGCCGGCCGAGCTACAACGCAATTCTTGCCGCATATCGAGGACGGCGACCTTAGCGCCCTGCTGCTCGGTGACAGTGCTGCGACCTTTGTGGCGGAGCCAACATGGGGTGGGAGGCCGCACGAAACGAGCGCGCTTTCGAGACAGGCCGACACCGCTCTCGTTCGCGATGTAGCTCGCATGTCCGGGGGCAACGGCCTTCTCACCCGTATTGCTGCGCGCCTAGTCGAAGTGGGTTGCTTGCCGGGCGTCATGAGAGGTCTCGTGGAGGGCGTCTTCCGGAATGAAGCAGGGCAGCCTCCAACGCCCGCGGCGCGGGAGCGGTGCGGCCGTGGCTTGGCGCAGGTCGAGGCTGCGCGCGGCCGACTCGTTCATGGTGTTGCGATCGAGG encodes the following:
- the kdpA gene encoding potassium-transporting ATPase subunit KdpA; this translates as MTLAGWFEIALVLGAVLAAAWPLGLYMARVFAGERTALSTVMRPVERGLYAFAHVQHGSEQNWLSYTLSMLIFNGAGFLFLYALMRLQHALPLDPQDFAAVEPSLAFNTAMSFVTNTNWQSYAGETTMGHLVQMAGLTVQNFLSAATGIALAIAVTRAFARSGAREIGNFWVDVTRATLYVLLPLAIFVAILYTASGVPQTLAANVSATTLEGAKQTIALGPVASQEAIKQLGTNGGGFFNANAAHPFENPSVWSNILSIWSMLLIPTAMTFTFGRMVGDRRQGYALLAVMGVLLIVGTAVVYASETAGNPLLTTAGVDPSSGNLEGKEIRFGQALTALYVAATTGISCGAVNAMHDSLTPLGGIVPLFMIELGEILPGGVGSGLYGMIVMALLAVFVAGLMVGRTPEYLGKKVEAREMKLAMLALLVLPFCILGFTAIAAVLPTALASLANSGPHGLTEILYAYSSATGNNGSAFAGLNANTPWFNTTLGLAMMFGRFAYVVPVMAIAGSIATKTKTAASAGTFPTDGMLFCGLLTGVILILGGLLYFPALALGPIVEHFLMLAGKTF
- the kdpF gene encoding K(+)-transporting ATPase subunit F codes for the protein MSDPVIGLLIAVGLGIYLVYTLLRPEKF
- a CDS encoding tetratricopeptide repeat protein, yielding MSPFDLDRIAGVSGVRETFKIDPAVAVHACEEATRSAPSDRLEWANLARSYRAARNDIAAVAAYRKATELGSVFGAYGLGVTLRANPAMQRDPSEARRLLEGAARAGLPPAMSEYATVLASGVGAPVDATQARSWYEKAAAADFTPAMNTLAFYLLNGSGKLPVIFASERASSFER
- a CDS encoding MarR family winged helix-turn-helix transcriptional regulator translates to MNATRRTQGGAALTDLILTLFRANNLTLTWGDRLVAPLGLTSARWQVLGTIVAADRPQPVAWLARDLGANRQNVQRIVNDLHKEGLVTFEPNPHHRRAQLIVLTRKGQQTFDAAIRLYDPKVSAFAEGLAIEDIETAHRVLMTLRKKLEGDNIAEGQT
- a CDS encoding hydrogenase small subunit, with translation MTETFYEVLRRQGISRRSFLKFCSLTAASMGLGPEFVPTMAHALETKPRTPVLWLHGLECTCCSEAFLRSAHPLASDVILSMISLDYDDTIMAAAGQQAEAIVDEIIEKYNGNYILAVEGNPPLNEDGMYCIIGGKPFLDQLKKAASNCKAIISWGSCASWGCVQAARPNPTQAVPVHKVIRDKPIIKVPGCPPIPEVMTAVITYIATFERLPELDRQGRPKMFYSQRIHDKCYRRPHFDAGQFVEQWDDDSARKGFCLYKMGCKGPTTYNACSTTRWYGGLSFPIQSGHGCIGCSEEGFWDNGSFYDRLTKINHFGIEANADQVGLAAAGVVGAAVAAHAAVSAIKRARQKGGNE
- a CDS encoding nickel-dependent hydrogenase large subunit, with product MTIQTPNGFTLDASGRRVVVDPLTRIEGHMRCEVNIDKDNIIRNAVSTGTMWRGLEVILKGRDPRDAWAFTQRICGVCTGTHALTSVRAVEDALGIKIPENANSIRNIMQLSLQIHDHLVHFYHLHALDWVNPVLALKADPKATSELQQKVSPNHPKSSPGYFRDVQNRLKRFIESGQLGPFKNGYWDNPAYLLPPEANLMATTHYLEALNFQSLIMKTRVIFGGKDPHPNWLVGGVPCPINIEDVGAVGAINMERLNFVSDVINQTTEFIENVYIPDILAIGQFYKGWLYGGGISGKSVLAYGDIPDKANDYSAANLLMSPGAIINGNLKEVHPVDLRDPGQIQEFVPHSWYKYPDETKGLHPWDGITEPNYVLGPNAKGTKTNIEQVDEGGKYSWIKAPRWRGHAMEVGPLARYVIAYAQGHKEITEQINLVLKTLDVPVDALFSTLGRTAARALEAQRCCRLQRYFMDKLIANIKAGDTSTANIDKWNPETWPKEVKGVGFTEAPRGALAHWIKIKDSKIDNYQCVVPTTWNGSPRDNEGNIGAFEASLMDTKVERAEEPVEILRTIHSFDPCLACSTHVMSEDGRELARVQVR